The genomic interval ttcaataacaacaacaaccacaagaacaaaaaaaacataataataataaagccATCATGGTTTGTCCTAATGGTAAAAAGGGGAGCATGACTTTGATAAAGGGCTAAAAAGGTCATGGTTAATCGATGGTGGCCACCTACCTAAGATGTAATATTTACAGAATTAACTAGCCTAGATACtcagagataaaaaaaaacataacaacaaCAAGAATAAATTAGTTTCACAAAATTTAAGGTTAGCAAGTGTTGACATTTGAGATGATTAACAAGAGAAATAGTAGATTTTAACTCCCcatttgaaaaaatagcaaaTCAATATTACTTATATAGAAATAACAAAacgaattaaaaatattaattacaaacTTGTAAAAGTCTAAATTACCCCTCAATTATTCAAATGAAATGTTACTACCTTATTTAAGTAAGATTGTTATATACAATTTAGCTAACACATACCAACATACCTTTAGTTCCAGCCAATTCATCTTCCAATGCCAAACACCATTCAACATGAAACCCACCGAGAAATAGAGACACGTGTCCAATCAAAGTTCAAAATTGAAATCCACCGGTCGTTTCATCTTCCCAAAGCCAAATTCCTTTTCCACCcatcatttcaaaatcaataatcCAAGAGTGACAAGTGTTTCATCGAGCTTCATTTGAGAGTGAGACTTGATAATGTACACAATATTCAATCAAATCTATTTGCTTCGATCATTCTTCGTGAGAGAGTGATAAGTTCCTAAAATCGTAAATCATGATAGTGCTTATTTTTAACTCACTTACCATTTAAAAAACCCCCTTAATCTAGTCCTAAcaagctaggaacataataagaacaataaaataataaaacaactaATTGATACTTAACTGCAAGTTGACTATGGTCGCTTATAATCTAATTCAATGAAATAtaaggcctgtctcttatacacatctagatgtgtataagagacaggtctatgACCTATTaagcacaaaattgaaaatataggaCATCTctgtaaccatttcatttttaatttttagtttttaaaaattaagtccatTAACACTCACTCTATCTctaaaatttattgatttgttatttaattttaaaaattaaaaaaagtaatttttaaaaacaagttcttatttttgaaatttggttaaattttcaactcttttacttaagaaagatgtataGTATATATGTATGACATTGtaagaaatttaatagaaaataaacttaattttcagaaACAATGTTTAagaatcaaatggttaccaaagagtcttaaactttttgttttatgacaaatagtttttttttttcttttttagtattagtttttttttttcttttcttttttaagtacaataaatAGAGTATGAAGATTTGAACTCTGAACCTCAAGGGGAGGAGTACACATCAATTACAAAGTGTctaatagttttaattttgtgtctaataatgGGTGAATTTCAAAAgggagattttaaaaaatagaaaaataaggaaaattatttacataaaataacaaattttattcttctttgatagaggttgatagaagctAATAGCAGTATATCAGTGATGAAAACTGATAGAAATAAcattgatactatgtgatagatgTTAATACAAGTCtttcagtgtctatcaatgtttttttgttatttctgtaaatagtttaacattttttctacctatgaaaattttccatttttaaaagtGTCTACTAAAATTTTTAACTTTCTATTTTGTATCTCATAAgcttctaaattttcaattccgtgtctaataaattattgatctatttgacatttattaaaattcacacttatgagatataatattaaaagttTACGATGCTACTAaacataaaatttgattttatatctaatagatttgtaattatttttttttaattgaatgaaTGATATATtggatacaaaaataaaataaaaaatagacatttaaagtcccgtttggtaataatttgattttttgataTCTGAAGATTAAgcctttttttcaaattttcctaTAAAGATTTTGTATTTGTGTTGAGTAAAAACgttgaatttttaaccaaattccaaaaacaaaaatacgtttttaaaaattacttttttaggactcgtttggtaactattttgttttttattttttatttttgataattgttcattttcttacaatgatttgcatctttcttaagtagaaaagtttaatttttagcaaaaatctaaaaacaaaaataagtttttaaaaacttttattttttcaaattttggcttagaTTTTAAAGACAtggtagaaagtagataataaaacaagaaatctaaAGGTGAAATGGGTATttgtagacttaattttcaaaaatgaaaaacaaaagaacaaGCCCTGTTTGGTaagcattttattttttgttctttgtttttgaaaattaagtgtaTTTCCTTcctatttcttaccatgatttgcatttttcttaagtataatggttgagttcttagccaaattccaaaataaaaacaagttttttaaagtaatttttttttttttagtttcataaactatttacaaaaagttgataataaaggaagaaaatttggggaaaaagtagtgtctatagacttaattttcaaaaacaaaaatcaaaatagttaccaaatatggcttaaattattatcaaacgacaccttaatttttaaaatttagtttgatattttgaagacatagataataaataaataagaaaataagaaatttagaaatGAAAAGGATGTTCTAACCTTAAttctcaaaaattgaaaataaaaaatcaaagggTTACTCACGACAGgttaaaagtttaatattttggaattttttttaaaataatgtttttttaatatataatgacaaaaatagggttggagggaaggtattcccaaaaataggtttttaaatcgtgtaccgggtacatgaTTAGCtctaaatcgtgtaccgggtacacgagtcCCTGTCCATCTGGCACGCGCAGTCTGCCGTGGCAGTCATGTAGGGTTGACTGGagtaatcgtgtacccggtacacgattacctGAAGTATATCGGTACACGACTTCCTCTCCATTAAATCGCCGCCCACCCCTTTTTCTTCCTCACTGAGAGCTTTTTCTCTTCTGCCATCTAATCCGAATCTTCTGCCTTCCGAACGCTTTGCTAAAAAAAAGCTTTGTTGCGTTTCTCCGTCCAAATTCCGAAATCTTTCTCATTTTGATTCTGTCTTGTGCATCCAAATGTCTCCATTTGCTCGAAATCGTTCGTTTGTTCGTCCATATAACAGTTGTGTTTCTCCATTTGCTCCAAACACCTCCGTCCGTACAAAATTGTTCGAGATCGCCCTCCATTTGTTCGTCCGTCCAAAATCGTCTGAACGCTTCTATGGAAAAATTCTTTATCTAgttgtttttcaatatataatcgTCCGAACTTAGATcttatatatttgtttatttgtttgggctgatttaaacttataaatatatgtatgttaaacttagaaatatatatattggttgggctgatcttatatgtatttgttggaCTGGTCTTATATGTATTTGATGGGCTgatcttatatatatacatatatatgtttataaatcttaaatcttagatcttatattttttttatttgtttgggctgatttaaacttagaaatatatgtatttgtttggctgatcttatatgtatttgtttgGCTGATCTTAtatgttaaacttagaaattggattttgttgggttgcatataacattttttttgtcaacgttgaaaaaatcaaaataaaatatgtcCGCATCCTGAAGAATTTAGTTATTCTTTGAATCTAGAAAGATGGAGATAGTGACATTGACATTcaagttgatgaattatttggaaacgaaTGATGTTGAGTTGGTACTCGAAAATGgtcacccaaatagattggaAATGACAATTCAATGTGTGAAGTAGGGCTTACTTTGGGAGAAAGAATATAGATctgtagtttaatacaaaaagaatgttgtttaataccaaagaagatttacagtttgcttttaaaaaaatattatgtgaCAGAACACTACGAAATTATCGCagtggaatcaaatcaagatcTTTGATATGTTAAATGTAAATCATTGAGTGACGGTTTGTGCTTGGAGGTTACGAGGCATATCGACGTAAAACTCATCGGATGTTCGAAATCACCAAACTTCAAGGAGAACTCAGTTTGTTTTCAGAATATGATACAggatcattcaaatttcataaactattgaaattcaaaattttgttagagCTGATTACCTGTGGCCCTACTCCAACAAACCATGGTAGATTAAATAATtcctaaagttttaatattgttgtacatctacaatttaaaaaaatagtcaacaaactttttaaaaaaaaaataaaaataaaattgtggaCTGGGTCCACGAGTCTTGTGTCTGACAGGTCAACGCCGACGTGGTGCTGACTAGATTAAACTATACtcatgtacccggtacacgagttTGCCACATGGAAATTGTGTGCCCGGTATACGATTTCACTACTCcaattttgtcaatagtttTCCAAAACACTATTTTTGTCGttatattttagaaaaacattatttaaaaaaaaatcaatattttggaagtaaataaagttttttttgggaattttttttaaaaaaaaaagtttcttcaaGTTGACTAGACGTCGATTGGAATTTTCAGCAGCGTCGGAAATATTAACGTCAGGTGTATATTACAAGAGTTCAGCCGCATTCATATTTATTGACCTCAACAAAATTCCAATACCCAAATTTCAAACGGCCATCTTGAACAATACACAAACGAAGTCTTCCGATTCAAAGGCCACAGGTCATCGATCCCATtggcaaagaagaagaaacccaAATCGCTTTCACAAAGATGATCTGAAAACCCATAAACCATCTCCTTATATATCCGATATTGGATGAAAAGTTTTCTTCCCCAATATTATTATAATGAAAATGTCAGAATACCCATTTGAATATTGTTTCTGATGAGTCCCGAGCTTCTTCTGGGGTTTCTACAACCTGAAATTGGGTATCCCAGATCCGCCGTTCATTCGATTGGATTTGTGGGTCTTGACTTGATTTCTCAGTTTCTCACTTTCCTCCTCTGCTCTTCGATTGGACCCTTCAACTTTGCTTCCAACTTTCCTGGAAGATATGAAGTTAGTACCACATTTTCTTGCTATTTTGTCTCCTTTCTGGTTCCTGCTGTTTTGTGTTTTTATATAATGTGTTCTGAATTTGTATTGGATGTGTTCTAACACTTGGATTGTTTATGCTTGAGAACTGAATTTGTTTTGTActgttttatttcattcttttcgtTTCATGTGGTGGGTTAGATCTAGCTTCTTTTGAATGATGTTCTATCTTCATTTGTTCAGttttattccaatttttgtTGAATGAAACTCTTATTTATGTAGAACGATGAATGAAGTGCAAGAAAACATATTCTGTCTTAATTAGTTCAAGTATTAGGGTCcggtttggtaaccatttgtttttgaaaattaagctgataaacttgttttcttttctttctttttccttttgttatgtaagttttgaaaacttaaaaaaagtagttttcaaaagcTTACTTTTGTTTGTAGAATTTGACTTAGAATTCAAGTTCTTCTTCATGAAAGGTGAAAAACCATAGTATGAAATTTAGGAGAAagcaaacataaatttcaagaaGAAACTAAAATGTAATCCTTATCTAACAATTTCTCGCTTCATGATGTTCTTGATTTGTTAAGTTGTGCTCATTTGCTATTCTACATCTTTATTTTCTCATGTAATCATTTATTTGTTTCTGAGTGGTGGCTATGATTTAAAAGTCCAAGCCAAGAAAATGTAGAAATATGAGAGCTTAGTTATCAGAAAGATGTTTAAGCAAATATTATCTTAGGCAACACTGTTTTTGATTGAATACTTTTCCTGTTAGGCAGCCAACATTTCCATTCGGCCCATAATGGTGCTGTGATAAAAAGACTATATTTGGTTACTGAATTTGGGAATTCCTATTTCCTACTATTCAGCATTATCCAATACCGTTATTCAATTCCTTACACCATCTACAAATGAACAGGAACAGAAAAATATATGGGGTCTCTATCTCTTTGATTCTTATCAACTTGGCGGCTATAATGGAACGTGCGGATGAGAATCTCCTACCATCGGTTTATAAGGAAGTTAGTGAAGCTTTCAATGCCAGCCCATCTGATCTAGGATATCTTACATTCATAAGGAACTTTGTGCAGGGATTATGTTCACCCTTAGCTGGTGTTCTAGTTCTTAGTTACGACCGTCCTAAAGTTCTTGCAATGGGGACCTTTTGTTGGGCCCTTTCGACAGCTGCGGTTGGTATCAGTCTCGAGTTTAAGCAAGTTGCATTCTGGAGAGCCCTGAATGGCTTTGGCTTGGCTATTGTGATTCCAGCACTCCAATCTTTCATTGCTGATAGCTATATGGATGGTGTTCGGGGTATGGGATTTGGCTTGTTAAGCCTCATTGGTTCCTTGGGTGGCATCGGAGGTGGTGTCTTTGCAACGGTTATGGCTGGTCAACAGTATTTTGGCATACAAGGATGGCGCTGTGCCTTCATTCTGATGGCTACATTGAGTGCAATAATCGGTATCCTTGTTTACATGTTTGTAGTTGATCCTAGAAAAACAACTAGCAACATTCAGGAGAGTTCAGATAGGTACCGGCTGAGGTTTGttagttgttaattttaatttttttataagacAAGTTCTATGTTCTGTTTCCTGACTTGTTTGGTATCTGGTTACAGGGATAATTTGATAGACCGGACCTTGCCTAATTCATCATCGATATGGTTTGAATCCTGGACTGCTACGAAAGCTGTTATGAAAGTGCATACATTTCAAATCATTGTCCTGCAGGGCATAGTTGGATCACTGCCTTGGACAGCCATGGTGTTCTTCACTATGTGGTTTGAACTAATCGGTGAGTATTGCTTCAATTTGACCCGCCTCCAATGAACAGTATATTATCATCTTGTGGACAAGAAGTTAGTTAGTACGCTTGCAATATGTCGGTATAAATACGAGTATATGACAGTAAATAGAACACCTTTCTTCACAcgcttttatctttcaaagttaatCATGCTTACAATATTTCTGATGCTGTTATTTCAGGTTTCAGTCATAACGGTACTGCAGTTCTACTTAGTCTTTTTGCCGTCGGTTGTGCATTGGGGTCACTCCTAGGTGGTTTAATTGCAGATAGGCTGTCAAAGATCTATCCTCATTCTGGCCGAATCATGTGTGCTCAATTCAGTGCTAGTATGGGCATACCATTCTCATTGTTGCTCCTCCGAGTGATTCCACATTCTGTGGATAGCCTTCTTGTCTTCGGTGTTACTCTCTTTTTGATGGGCTTAACCATCAGCTGGAATGGCACTGCTGTCAATGCCCCCATATTTGCCGAGGTTGTCCCACCCAAACATCGAACCATGATATATGCATTTGACTGTGCGTTTGAAGGTTCATTTTCATCATTTGCTGCTCCTCTGGTTGGTATTCTCTCAGAGAAAATGTTCGGGTACGACGACACAGCTGGAGCTTCGTTACCGAAGGCTCTTGCACTGTCAAAGGGGCTTCTTACAATGATGACAGTTCCTTTCGGCATTTGTTGTTTGTGCTACACcccattgtataaatatttcaGGCTCGACCGGGAAAATGCTCGAATGCAGGGCTCAAAAGGTATTAAACCTATTGATAACCTTTAGGGAACTGTGTAGGAATATATTGTAATTCCACtgccaatttattttttttacttgaagcccattctttttccttttagaaTTTTCTGCATATGAACAATATTTAGCATTTCAGGTTAAATTGGGCATTTTGTTGAGAAACATGAAGGATTAGAGACTCTTGACTGTTgtatagttattttttttccccttcatgCATTCATTCTTTTACTCACATCAgttaattaacattttttttttctgtagtTCAGCCATGAAACAGAGCTTATTTGCTTAACTGCTAGTTCTTGGATGGTAGGAAGTACCATGACATTAAATTTTAGTCGATGTGTCAATATTTCTAACAATATTTTGACATTTTCATGGATTCAACAATGACATGGGGCAAATCAACATTTCCATTACATCGTAAACAAAtccacaaaaaaataataaaataagctAACAAAAtgtaaataacataaatatcatataaataataaacagttaacttgtttaaaactcctaaaatgttttttttttactaatttaattttttttctgaaattttttgtttttataatttttttaaaaaaatattcatcgacattatcaaatattttacaaacattttgtaAAATCAAGACATTAATAGTTCCTTTACATCAACATTTTAAACCTATAGAAGAACTCCCATCATATAAAAgtcgtatatatatatataatatatatattttggtcaTAATTTATAAGCAGTTCTTAAAGAAGTTAAAAGGGCACTTATGCATTTGGAAGTGCTTTAACTGTGGGTATTATCAGCAAAAGTACTTTATCTATGAGTGCTTTCTATTGAAGTGGTTTGTAACAAAATCACCTTGTGGGGAGGTTTGGCTCTAGAGTAAAGGGTGCTTTTGTTGGTGCATCTATATAAGTACTTATAAAAGTTATTACgagttttttttcctcttgttcttttaacttttctcaAAAGCTTTTTAATGGAACTCAGACTCTTTTTACTATGTTTGGATGGCTAAAAGGTGCCTCCCACCCAAAACCATCACATTTGAAAGTTTACAACAAGCAATTTCTAATTAATGTCTCTGTTCTCTATTTATTTTagctaggggtgttcaaatagCTCAGCAATCCAAACTACTCAACCTAAAATGTAAGGGTTAGGTTGgattagttttgttcttgggttGAGTTgtattgaatttttctatttttattaggTTGGGCTGAGTgttggctaaaaaaaaatttgggttgacccaacccaaaccaaattatatatacattaataatatatatatgtgtgtatttcctctttgtttaaaatttgattactttatattgattaatttgtgaatttttaatattttccttGTAACCTTGTtttgatatttgtctttgtttaaagtttgtaataaatatcatagatatttagcatttgaattgttgggattggtgtcctaattcttccggagtctcattgtttgtaatttatacacattatTGTGAATAAAatcagagttattttatctggcatttacaaatatccaataaacaaaactatatggttatcgtatgtaaacttaagcatgtatataagatatacaagtagatcatgccttaagtgatagcctaaataggtttgtagtatgaGGATTAAGGTGAggtacctgatcctggtgacactacggatacgacctgctttgtagaggtttgcaagtgttgtgaactactacagatggtagatcttgaccattcatgtggagacatgtaacggaggtgtcttatacaaagagtttgtataagaccggaccacgagatgattcgtctttgTCTAAATgaatagataacatgacctcaatcttgagtgttttgggaactcctgcctttgagggcggtcctttgattagtatgggtgagagtggccagattaccaactcaacatgtttacctttttggggacttgtctgatttaagagctgggaactcagttacacaagatgaaattcactcctttcccgaagcaggggtaagtagatagattgctcccttaagggctaattctggggcttgaacatagtggccacaatttctctttagaagagaggactcagtcatagtaggactatgacttatgttcattagagggattagtggtacttaggagttagatgtaactaaaaaggcataacagttattagcccaactgtacgtacgagtgatctgtgaagggttattgcactgttgattggttaagattgacacataatatatctataataaggaaagttcagctgtcggtctttattggagtgcttagcagttaacggatggtggatctcgtgattaaagagtttagtcaattattcgagtatcgttggagcttcgagttacaggtccataaggtccccttggtagttcaatagattcaagttgaggatcagttcttggtgttgatttgaaatgttcaaattgacaagaggtaatttgattatatatgatatgatcggtatgatgtatgggatacatctagtagaggattaaggtaaatgagatttacaataaggaccatggaatagaaaaggaGCTATggtatatgtttcatgagatgaaatgttaaaactataggttataaatatagtatggtaagttggttatcatatgtatttataataatattaattattggataattatctatttttctctaataaccaattaagtgggaggttattggtagtttcgtGGTAACCGtgggataaaagaaaaaaatattttcctaaatttagtagttgatgATTTTGAGAGTTTCTATTCTGGAAAGACTCACAGTGGCTGtcaagtaaatgagatttactaaatgacagctgaagagagactagacgatcgtggagtgtttctatacgatagtcactcagctagccaattagctaaacgatcgtggagcttttgctaaacaatcgcagagcttcttctaaacgattgggcatcatctatatgataaacttgtcatctcccacttgctcaatcgtttacacgattgttcttcctctggtctcgtcctctaaccaagtctacACAGAGACCACACTTatagattctcataccgagaataccaaggtagccattgtggtggtgttgtactcaactcgacatagtcgaggttttgtggaggtcgttcgttgagTTCGCGGTGTTTGTATGGTGGTTGCCGATTGTTTGTGATCCTGGAGATCGCTGAGTTCAAACATTCGTATGTTGCAGTCTTGGAATGCCTGACATTGTATTTAACAAGTAATTTCCAAATGATGCGGTTAATAAAGTTCGTACCTTCGTGACTCACCAATGCCTTCGGTGTTCCAAAGCGTGTGAAAATATTCTTGGTGAGAAACTCTGAAACAGTCGCcacatcattcttggcacacgCCACAGCTTccacccattttgatacataatctACTGCCAGCAAGAAGTATTGTTGACCACAAGACAGAGGGAAAGGTCCCACAAAATCGATgccccatacatcaaataatttgACTTCAAGTATATTGTTCAGAGGCATTACATCCTTTGAGGATATATTACCTGTGCGTTGACAAGGGCCGCACTTGAGAGCATATTCCCTTATGTCCTTGAAGAGGGTAGGCCAG from Benincasa hispida cultivar B227 chromosome 10, ASM972705v1, whole genome shotgun sequence carries:
- the LOC120087779 gene encoding protein spinster-like isoform X2, translating into MKNRKIYGVSISLILINLAAIMERADENLLPSVYKEVSEAFNASPSDLGYLTFIRNFVQGLCSPLAGVLVLSYDRPKVLAMGTFCWALSTAAVGISLEFKQVAFWRALNGFGLAIVIPALQSFIADSYMDGVRGMGFGLLSLIGSLGGIGGGVFATVMAGQQYFGIQGWRCAFILMATLSAIIGILVYMFVVDPRKTTSNIQESSDRDNLIDRTLPNSSSIWFESWTATKAVMKVHTFQIIVLQGIVGSLPWTAMVFFTMWFELIGFSHNGTAVLLSLFAVGCALGSLLGGLIADRLSKIYPHSGRIMCAQFSASMGIPFSLLLLRVIPHSVDSLLVFGVTLFLMGLTISWNGTAVNAPIFAEVVPPKHRTMIYAFDCAFEGSFSSFAAPLVGILSEKMFGYDDTAGASLPKALALSKGLLTMMTVPFGICCLCYTPLYKYFRLDRENARMQGSKGIKPIDNL
- the LOC120087779 gene encoding protein spinster-like isoform X1, translating into MKNRKIYGVSISLILINLAAIMERADENLLPSVYKEVSEAFNASPSDLGYLTFIRNFVQGLCSPLAGVLVLSYDRPKVLAMGTFCWALSTAAVGISLEFKQVAFWRALNGFGLAIVIPALQSFIADSYMDGVRGMGFGLLSLIGSLGGIGGGVFATVMAGQQYFGIQGWRCAFILMATLSAIIGILVYMFVVDPRKTTSNIQESSDRYRLRDNLIDRTLPNSSSIWFESWTATKAVMKVHTFQIIVLQGIVGSLPWTAMVFFTMWFELIGFSHNGTAVLLSLFAVGCALGSLLGGLIADRLSKIYPHSGRIMCAQFSASMGIPFSLLLLRVIPHSVDSLLVFGVTLFLMGLTISWNGTAVNAPIFAEVVPPKHRTMIYAFDCAFEGSFSSFAAPLVGILSEKMFGYDDTAGASLPKALALSKGLLTMMTVPFGICCLCYTPLYKYFRLDRENARMQGSKGIKPIDNL